The following proteins are co-located in the Heteronotia binoei isolate CCM8104 ecotype False Entrance Well chromosome 21, APGP_CSIRO_Hbin_v1, whole genome shotgun sequence genome:
- the ZFP36L1 gene encoding mRNA decay activator protein ZFP36L1, giving the protein MSTALVSPTIFDLSELLCKSNKMLNYNPSGAGGCLLDRKAVGTPAGGGFPRRHSVTLPNSKFPQTHLLGSLKGEPAPTLGPRESRFRDRSFSEGGERLLQQKQSGGQVNSSRYKTELCRPFEENGACKYGDKCQFAHGIHELRSLTRHPKYKTELCRTFHTIGFCPYGPRCHFIHNAEERRAVAGSREPAINERPRLQHSFSFAGFPSAVAANGLLDSPTSITPPPIMSADDLLGSPPLPDCASNPFTFSSQELTNLFAPSMGVQVPGGGSPTAFLLRPMSESPNMFDSPPSPQDSLSDQEGYLSSSSSSHSGSDSPILDTSRRLPIFSRLSISDE; this is encoded by the exons ATGTCTACAGCCCTCGTGTCTCCAACCATCTTCGACCTGAGTGAACTTTTATGCAAA AGTAACAAGATGCTGAACTACAACCCTTCAGGTGCTGGAGGGTGTCTGTTGGACAGGAAGGCAGTGGGAACTCCAGCTGGCGGGGGTTTCCCCAGGAGGCATTCTGTCACCTTGCCCAACTCCAAGTTCCCCCAGACCCACCTCCTTGGCAGCCTGAAGGGGGAGCCAGCCCCAACACTAGGGCCCAGGGAGAGCCGTTTTCGGGACCGCTCCTTCTCTGAAGGTGGTGAGCGTCTACTGCAGCAGAAACAGTCTGGTGGACAAGTCAATTCAAGCCGCTACAAGACAGAGCTGTGCCGCCCTTTTGAGGAGAATGGAGCCTGCAAATATGGTGACAAGTGCCAGTTTGCCCATGGCATCCATGAGCTGCGGAGCCTGACTCGCCACCCGAAGTATAAGACGGAGCTCTGCCGCACTTTCCACACCATCGGATTCTGCCCTTATGGGCCCCGCTGTCACTTCATCCACAACGCTGAGGAGCGTCGGGCTGTGGCTGGCAGCCGAGAGCCCGCCATCAACGAAAGACCCCGCCTCCAACACAGCTTCAGCTTTGCTGGCTTTCCAAGTGCTGTGGCTGCCAATGGGCTGCTGGACAGCCCCACTTCAATAACCCCTCCGCCCATCATGAGTGCAGATGACCTTCTGGGCTCTCCCCCTCTGCCTGACTGTGCCAGCAATCCCTTCACCTTCTCCAGCCAGGAGCTGACCAATCTCTTTGCTCCCAGCATGGGGGTGCAGGTGCCTGGTGGGGGCTCTCCCACTGCTTTTCTTCTCAGACCCATGTCGGAGTCACCTAACATGTTTGACTCTCCCCCAAGTCCTCAGGACTCCCTCTCTGATCAGGAGGGCTACCTGAGCAGCTCTAGCAGCAGCCACAGTGGCTCTGATTCACCCATCCTGGACACATCAAGGCGTCTTCCCATTTTCAGCAGACTCTCTATCTCTGACGAGTAA